From Fusarium musae strain F31 chromosome 8, whole genome shotgun sequence:
GTCGTTGGCTTCTTAGAAGTCGTAACCGGCTTGGAGGTAGTGGCTGGCTTCGAGGTAGTAGTAGGCTTCTTGGAAGTCGTAACCGGCTTGGAGGTAGTAACGGGCTTGGAGGTAGTAACGGGCTTGGAGGTCGTAGTAGGCTTCTTAGAGGTTGTAGCAGGCTTGGATGTAGTGGTAGGCTTCTTGGATGTAGTGGCCTGGACCTTGACAGTGGTAGGCTTGGCAGAAGATGTAGTCTTCCTCTTGACAAGGCGTCTCAGAGGATTGCCCAAGCGGCCGGAGCATGTGCACTCACTATCGATTGTTAGCTACATCCCAACGCTGACTCAGCTGAATACTCACGGTGCACATGACACAAAGGTTTTACCCTTCTCGATGCACTGTTGAAATCGTTAGCCCATACTGATACCAGATCAGATACCCGATTGTACTCACATGAGCTTCGCAGGCTCGGTCGCCGCCGGAGTACTCGCAGGTAGTGACACCAGATCCATCGGCAGGCAAAGCAGCCGCGTTGACAGCAGCAAGGGATATACCCCAaacgatggccttgatgaaatGCATTGCGAAAGAAACAATGTAAAGAAGATACTACTTTGGTGAATGTAGTAGACTgtgagattgttgatgagaataaAATCCATTGCTGGTCAGATCTATGAGGGTTTTTTATAATGACTGTTGCTCTCCATCTTGGCCGATGGCCGGTATCTTCAAGTTCGCCTGTTTCCTAATCCGTCTGGGTCCAAAGTTTGTTTAGTCGAGATATTCAGTATAAACTCAATGTGCTATTCGAGCCTCATTCTAGCCACAAGAAGACCCTTCCAAGGACCAAGGCTAAAAAGGTATGCACTGTTGCGTGAACTCAATTTCTATTTCCAGCTTTCCGCATATGGAATTGTGAGTGATAAGGGTACCAGGAGACCGGGACTCTTTGGTAGAGGGACTGTAAGCGGTAATAGGTTGATACTGGCAGTGACATTATGGAGATGGAAAAACAAGGCAGAGAATGGCTATTCCCATTGCAATCAATTACTGTCTGAATGAATTGTCGAAATAATTCTCCCAGATCGAGATAACCAAGGAAATGGTGAATTGAGGTCCTCTCAGTGACTCAAGTCCTGTATCTCTCGAGGCAAGGTCTAGATCGTGGAGCTGAACCGAGACAGAGGACACCATTCCAATAACGGCATGCAAAACGGGCCTACCCGCGGCGCCACAGGCCGGGAAAAACGCAGGTCCCTGTACATTCCAGGCTGATCCCTTCCATTCTTAACAGAGAACGAGTCTTTGCCCCTTGCAGAGCTCGTGGCAGAGCCACTGTCGATAATCCCGACTACCCGGGCTCCCGCTACAGAGACACCTTGGCGATTGTGCGGCTCCTCCTTGTGGCGTTTGGTCTAGATGTGTTTTTGTACGTAGTATTGCAAAACCGTTCACTACTTTTTCATTCTTTCTGTTGACGGAGCAGAGGCTAAGCGATGTCTCTCAGCCGTGCGCTGTTTCGCCGAGAGGCTTGAATCTGGGCGTATCTCCACCAAGCCGACATATCTTGAAATCGCCATCATTCTATAACCGCAATCGCATGAAGTGACAAGTCACTGTCTGTAATTCCTAAAGCACTAGAATCATCTCCACTACCCTTTTGGCGGAGGTCGCGATTCACCTGGACCGTCATGGCCAGATCAATTTTACTTTCCAACGCCGGATGATCACCCAGACAAGCTTTTTAGTCACTGTTGATCTGCAAACATCCAGACGCAAATCATGGTCCACTCGAGCAGGGTTCCCCGTGTCCCAATGACATTCTGTAAAGCTCTCGACTGTCACTGTCCATTATAAAAACCAGGGTCGGCATGTCGTGCCTTGTCGCTCTGGTATGTAAAACTCGGGCTAGGCGGCATCGCGACCCTTTTTCCCCACCACCTATTGGCTCACCTCGGGCCTAGCTACGTATTCGTCCATAGCGCAAGCCATTTCACAGAATGGCTCGTATTAAACCAGAGCCTAGCCCATGGTAGTCCTGTCACTATCACAGTCACTTATCACCAAAACAGTCAATATTTGGAGCTTCGCTGTCTCGACTCTGTTTATTACCGATAAGACCATCACCAAACAGAGTTGCGCGACTCAACCAACACATTTAGCCCCGTAACCTACACATGAACGTGGCAGAGAGTCAATAACGTGCTCGTACGACCTTTCCGACTTTGGGCAGTCAAACAATGCACTTTTCACTCTCAGCTGCGCCATTTTGCTACACTATTCCCCAAAGCCCATGCTTGCGCGTCTCAGAGGTTGAGCCATGGCGTGAGGCAAAGATGTGATTGCTGGCCTGGAACTAGCTATCAAGCTGCATGCAGCTTTGGCAGCTATCGATTAAGCATAACAGTGCCTCGAGCCTCATCCTTGCATGATGAGGCTTTTACATGCGCCCCGTAAGATGGGCCCTTCATTGTTTGGCTCGGTAAAACGCTCGCGATGCGGCTTAGAACGAACCGGACGAGACAGTCCGATACATGTTCCCATTCCAACAATTGCATACGGTCCAACCTGATCGAACGCGTAGTTATACAGACAGAGTCGTATCATGCTGCAAGCACCAGTGAAGATATCCGCATTTTGAGTTCAGCAGTGATACGAGCCATCCAATAGGGCATCCCATCACAATATAGTCTTTGACCAGTCCCAACGCAGCGAAATTGGAACCCGCATACCAGAATACCATGTTCAACGGCAGCAAACCACAACGCTTGCCAAACGATCCTCGGTGAAGATGCACGCCGTCGGTTTGTGTCTCTATCCGAAGATTCGCATCTTGAGGGTCTAGACACTGAAGTTTTTACAGCTTGACTAGATCCGAATATAGCTTGGGAGGAAGATCACTTATGCCGTGATAGGATAAGCAATGCGACAAAGTTCAAAATTGAGTTTTCGGACTACCCTATTGCTTTGAATTTATCCGTGAAATACCGCAAATACGATGAAGTAGAAGTGAATGCTATTGAAATTCCCATTCTTGATGAATCTGTGATGTGATCTTCGCATAGCTAGACTAACTACTCTGTGAAATCTGTTGATCTCGCCGTTAGTAAAATCTTGCAGAATTAGTGAAAGCATGTGAATACCTGCACGAAGCGTCTATCCCATGCCGCAGGAACCGTGGTGCAATATTTGTTTGCTGTAGGGTAAAATCCAACTTGACAGCATCCGACCTCTCTGTTCTGCTTGTTCCAGAGTATCCACTCAGGTTTAGCGCATTTGAGATGATCTAGGACGATGTCTTTACTGCAATCGGTGTCTTGGACCATTAGCCTATCAGCATAACAGCATTTACAACACGAGACTGACCGGTTGGACAGCAGAGACTGACTTGCTGTGCTACATGCTCGTCTAATTGTGTCCCATCTGGACACCACCAGATCGCTATCCTGGAAGAATGCGTTCCCTTCGGACAGTATCCTCCGCTAGTCGTAGGATTAAAGAGAGGATACAGAACGAAGCCGCTTCTCGTGCCGCACCTTTTCGGCTTACCCGTCGCAACCGTGATTTTAACTTTATCACTCCTCACATCCTTCGTTGAGATGAATAAAACCATGTATGTCTGTTTAGTGTTTTTCCCATCGCATGCAAGATCAATAGTGCGTCCAGAAGAGGAATCGGTGGCCATGTCGGTCCACGATTTGGCGTCTGACTTTCGGTAAGCAAGCTTCTGGTTATCGTCCGCCGATGAGTAAAGCTTTGCTGTCCTCCCGGGGTCGATAGCTATTTTGAAGACCGAAATAGTGAACGGCGTGTTTGTGAGCGTTGCGGTGCCGGTAGTGCCCGCTTTGTCAAACTTGATTGAGGCAGAAACGGGGTTGATTTTATCGATCGGAATGAGATCTCCGTTGGTATTTTTGATCTGCTGTAGTGCGAAACCTTTTGCGAAAATGAAAAGCTCGTCCGTAAATCCTGATAGATGTGAAAGTCGAGTTCGTTCTTGGACCCCGCTTGATCCTCCAGGCGTTGCCAGAACAAATTTGTTCAACTCATCCTCATTCATTTCGTCTTGCGCTTGAAAAAGAATGCTGGTCGCGTAGGCTTCTAAACTAACATGTGCATAGATTAGCAGATTCGGCTTATACGCGACGCCGCTATGCTTCTTATCAGGCCATTCGGCATTGGAGTCAGGAAAGACGAGGTTACTGAAATAGTTTGCAGAGCCCTCACGAACCCATTGCGGATCAGGATGGTTCCCAATTTTCCCGAGACTCTGTATGCAATGATATATCTCGTGTGCAAGAGCCTGTAGTACCCGAGGTTTATTAGTTGTTGCTTCGGTGGTCCATCTCTTGAGCAACTTGATCTGACACGGCGGCTTCCTAAGATTAGGATAGTAAGTCTCTGCTGTGAAGTCTTCGGTGCTTTCTGTTGTCAAAATGACTACAATTCTCGATGGAAGCTTTGCAAATTTGCGGGAGGCTTCCATGCTTTTCTCGATAGATTCTTTGAGGATTGGGTTTACAGCTGTTTTGGTCTTGCTGGCTAGACGGCTCCATTGCTGTGTATACGTCACGGTGACTTCTATATCTTGAAATTTCTTTGGATAACCTGCTAAGTTGCGACATTTATCCTTGAGGGTATATTGTGTGCCGGGGGTTATGTTGGGCCAGGGATTGGAACAACCCTTCCACTGGGCTTGTGCAACAGTTGCAAAGAGGACGAAGAGTGGGATCTGCAGTTTCATCGCGGTAGAAACTTGAAGAAAGCTATTTCTAATTTCTATGAATTTGATCTGATCGGCTTGCCAGGTATAAATGTAAGGTCTGCGTATCCTCCATATGATATGTGAGCCGTTTCATTGCCGAGGTGTGACATTCTCATGCAACCTAGGAGCGCCTCGCATTAAACCCAGGTAGAAAAGACCAATGACTACCCGGGTATTATCAGCCGCATCAATAGTTTGTGGTCCAGGCTTCTGGGGCTGAGATCGCTTTCTCATGATGGCGTCGCTCTTTGCTCACGCCCTCCCCATCTCAAGCCAAACGGTCAAGATCGTAACActaaagcccaagaagattaGCCTCACAACTTTCAACTACTGGCTTTTATGCTACTTATTGCATCTAGCCGCTTATGTTATGGTATTATTGAGCTTCTCACCAACGGTTTCCCTTTGATTCACGCCATTAGACGCAGTGAATTTTTGCCGAGTGACATTCTGCTCTGGGCTTGGGATCCTTTCTGGCGGTGATACTTGACCTGGCTGCAACTTGATTGCTGGTGAGATGAGCTCTATTTGAGACCTTTGCTCTGCTTTCTGGTAACTTTGACCACCTTGATCGATATTCAAGGCCTAAGCTCAGTTATACAGAGGATGCAAATTATCGATAGCTTCATTTGTGGCACGGATTTCCAGAACCTTTCCTGTTCTGGTCTAGTATCATGCTTGGGAATGTGCCGCTGGCAGTTGCATGCCATTTCGTCAGCCAAGAAATAGATGAAGAGCCCTTCTAATGGCCTCCATTAATATTCCCCAGGTTGTCCTTTAATATGGAAATTAGCAGTCATACTCCAAAATATGATATCATCTTCGTGTTGATCAAAGCGTCGACTCCGAGAAATTGAGTTTAGAATCTGCCCATCTCCACCGCCCTCAAGACTCCTCTTTTCCCATCGCTCCATCTTTTTCCTCGCCAAAAACGCGTGCGTGTGTACCTTGTCGTCGCAATGCCAGTCGTAAGACGAATACCGGATAACAAAAGACGGTCCCGCACAGGCTGTATCCCATGTCGAAGACGTCGAAGAAAATGTTAGTCAGTCGTGTCTCTCCCGGTGACTTTGTCTAACATTTGGTTACAAGGTGATGAACAAAGACCTCAATGCGGCAGTTGTATCGGGAGGAATGTGACGTGCGAGTTCAAAGAGTGGACCTTTGTGCCAGGGGTACGCTCATCACTGCGGAAGGATGGCAGCGTGCAAGGGGAtaatggtgatgatgctgattcATCTCTGGTCAGTCTGAATATCTTCCACGAGTCAGTCGATCGCTAACAATGCTTTCAGCCCATTCAAGATAGTTTGTTATCCTTTGTCGACTCAAGTCCTGCTCCCGCCGAACCAGTCTTTGAGAGCCCCATAGCCAGTACTACTCGGACAGAGAGACTTGAATCTATTCACAACACGACTACAGAGGTTCCTCAACCAATCCCTTCAACCAacaatcatcaccaacatgaCGGGAACCAAATCCCCACCCCGTCAAGATGGAACGAAACAGTTCTATCAGAGCAGAACTCCTCAGAGAGACAAACAGCAATGCTTCGATTTCGCTATCAGATAGTGCCGTGGCTGGACTCAAACGCCCCTAGATCAACCTTTGGACCAAAGATCATGACAATGGCAGCAGAAAAGTCTACCATAATGGATATCATCATATGGGTTGCTATGCGCCGCAGTAGGAGGAGTTCAAGTTCCACTACCCATGAAGGCGATACTCACCTCGTCCAACAGTTCCAGCATCGGTTATCCCTAGAGGATGCTTTCGTCGCTAACATCGGACGGTCGTTACTTGCTCTTGGCAACTTCTTTTATACTGGCCTATCTGAGTGGGCAAATCTGCACTCTGATTGCGTAGATGTGAGAGAACGTTGTCAGTTCTTTGAGAGTCAGGAGGAAC
This genomic window contains:
- a CDS encoding hypothetical protein (EggNog:ENOG41) — encoded protein: MKLQIPLFVLFATVAQAQWKGCSNPWPNITPGTQYTLKDKCRNLAGYPKKFQDIEVTVTYTQQWSRLASKTKTAVNPILKESIEKSMEASRKFAKLPSRIVVILTTESTEDFTAETYYPNLRKPPCQIKLLKRWTTEATTNKPRVLQALAHEIYHCIQSLGKIGNHPDPQWVREGSANYFSNLVFPDSNAEWPDKKHSGVAYKPNLLIYAHVSLEAYATSILFQAQDEMNEDELNKFVLATPGGSSGVQERTRLSHLSGFTDELFIFAKGFALQQIKNTNGDLIPIDKINPVSASIKFDKAGTTGTATLTNTPFTISVFKIAIDPGRTAKLYSSADDNQKLAYRKSDAKSWTDMATDSSSGRTIDLACDGKNTKQTYMVLFISTKDVRSDKVKITVATAEDTVRRERILPG